A stretch of Crossiella cryophila DNA encodes these proteins:
- a CDS encoding RidA family protein, with translation MIQRWNPSVIGPPVGQYSHLASAPADHELLFVSGQIGSRLDGTMAADAETQSRQAHENLAALLAEAGGGPEHLVKMFTMVAGTEHLPAVRAGRVELFEKWFPEKDWPAHSLIVVAGLAAPHILIEVEAVAAIPR, from the coding sequence GTGATCCAGCGTTGGAACCCCTCGGTCATCGGACCGCCGGTGGGTCAGTACAGCCACCTGGCCAGCGCCCCGGCCGATCACGAGCTGCTGTTCGTCTCCGGCCAGATCGGCTCCCGGCTGGACGGCACCATGGCCGCCGACGCCGAGACGCAGTCCCGCCAGGCGCACGAGAACCTGGCCGCCCTGCTCGCCGAGGCCGGTGGCGGGCCGGAGCACCTGGTGAAGATGTTCACCATGGTGGCCGGGACCGAGCACCTGCCCGCGGTGCGCGCCGGGCGGGTGGAGCTGTTCGAGAAGTGGTTCCCGGAGAAGGACTGGCCGGCGCACTCGCTGATCGTGGTGGCCGGTCTGGCCGCGCCGCACATCCTCATCGAGGTGGAGGCGGTCGCGGCGATCCCGCGTTAG
- a CDS encoding DNA-binding response regulator, whose product MASAELITAVVVDDHPAIVAGVQAWCTLADPPIEVLATGPTPAAAWTDPGARADVVVLDLHLGQTAQPGYGDLTRLVDAGRQVIVYTMRDDAETALSCVDIGAFAYLTKAEGQTHLVAAIRAAANNLPYTPPALAGAIGADTRSSRPRLAPREEDVLIEWFTCESKEMVAQKLGLSARTVNTYIDRVRIKYANVGRAAPTKAALVARAIQDGLVALEDL is encoded by the coding sequence GTGGCGAGCGCAGAACTGATCACCGCGGTGGTGGTGGACGACCACCCCGCGATCGTGGCGGGGGTGCAGGCGTGGTGCACCCTGGCCGACCCGCCGATCGAGGTGCTGGCGACCGGGCCGACCCCGGCCGCCGCCTGGACCGATCCGGGTGCCAGGGCGGACGTGGTGGTGCTGGACCTGCACCTCGGCCAGACCGCCCAGCCCGGTTACGGCGACCTGACCAGGCTGGTCGACGCGGGCCGCCAGGTGATCGTCTACACCATGCGCGACGACGCGGAGACCGCACTGTCCTGTGTGGACATCGGCGCGTTCGCCTACCTGACCAAGGCCGAGGGGCAGACGCACCTGGTCGCGGCCATCCGGGCGGCGGCGAACAACCTGCCGTACACCCCGCCCGCACTGGCGGGTGCGATCGGCGCGGACACCCGCAGCAGCAGGCCGAGGCTGGCCCCGCGCGAGGAGGACGTGCTGATCGAGTGGTTCACCTGCGAGTCCAAGGAGATGGTCGCGCAGAAGCTCGGGCTGTCCGCGCGTACCGTGAACACCTACATCGACCGGGTGCGGATCAAGTACGCCAACGTGGGACGGGCTGCCCCGACCAAGGCGGCGCTGGTGGCCCGCGCCATCCAGGACGGCCTGGTTGCCTTGGAGGACCTGTGA